The sequence AAATAATTCTTTACTTAATTTTTCTACCCACTGTTCTGTTGCTTTCCGACCACAAGATGTACAGAAGTGACTCTTACAGGTAAAGCCTACATATCTGACTTCATTACAAGTCGGACAACAAAATTTACTATATCCCTCACTCATATCTTTACAAGTTAGCATCTTTTTTACTTCTGACAAGACTGTTGGCCTAATTGGGTATTTTTCTTTAAACTCTCCCCATTTATCTTCAAATATTTGTTTTATTATTCCCGTAGCCATAAACAACTCACCCCACTACATAATAACATTTATCCACATACCTAGCAATCTATACTTTCCTAAGCAATAAGCAATAAAAATCCCTTAATGCCTATTAAGGGATTCTTGGGTTTCTAATCTATTATTTAAAAACCTCCGTCACTTGTGGTACGGTTCTCCTCGATTAATTCTAAAACATCGATATATTTGCTCTAATAAAATTAACCGCATCAGTTGATGGGGAAAGGTCATTTTAGAAAATGATAACAAGAAATTCCCTTTCTGTAATACTTTATTACTTAATCCATTAGACCCTCCAATAATAAAGGTGATATGACTATTTCCCCCTATAGCTAAGTTATTCATTTTTTCCGCTAATTCTTCTGATGATAACATCTTTCCATTCAATGCTAAAGGGATGATATAAGAACCATCCCTAATTTTAGATATTATTTTTTCTCCTTCTTTTTCTTTAATATACTCTTCTTCTGCAAGGGATGCATTATCAGGAATCCGTTCATCAGGAACTTCTATAATGTTTAATTTACAGTAACTGGATAGTCTTT is a genomic window of Anaerobranca gottschalkii DSM 13577 containing:
- the rlmH gene encoding 23S rRNA (pseudouridine(1915)-N(3))-methyltransferase RlmH, whose amino-acid sequence is MQIDIIAVGKIKEKYLNLGIEEFQKRLSSYCKLNIIEVPDERIPDNASLAEEEYIKEKEGEKIISKIRDGSYIIPLALNGKMLSSEELAEKMNNLAIGGNSHITFIIGGSNGLSNKVLQKGNFLLSFSKMTFPHQLMRLILLEQIYRCFRINRGEPYHK
- a CDS encoding transposase zinc-binding domain-containing protein codes for the protein MATGIIKQIFEDKWGEFKEKYPIRPTVLSEVKKMLTCKDMSEGYSKFCCPTCNEVRYVGFTCKSHFCTSCGRKATEQWVEKLSKELF